Part of the Paenibacillus terrae HPL-003 genome is shown below.
CGACTGGATGCTTAAGCCGTCTCCTTATCTTTTTAAACGATCCGCATAACTTTCTATGTCCATCCTAATACAAGCGTCAGTACGCGACAAAGCGCTATCAGACGAAGAACTAGGCGGACCATGATCCTCTTTACTTAGCAAGGGGCCTGTTTCATCAAGGCGTGATGTGGTAAGTAAAGGATGCGCGCAACAAAAAACAACTTTTCATTAAGGAGTGATTTGTAATGGCACGTAATCAGGATCAAGGTAAAATGAGTCGCGAAGAGGCAGGTCGTATGGGTGGGGAAGCTACATCCAAGAAGCACAACAAGGAATTTTATCAGGAGATTGGTAAAAAAGGCGGGCAAGCTACCGCTAACTCCCATGATAAAGAATTTTATCAGGAAATTGGTAAACGCGGCGGCGATGCTACGGCTGAGTCCCATGACAAAGATTTCTACAGGGACATTGGACGCAAAGGCGGCAGAAATTAATGTGCAGTACCACATAAAACACCTTTCGTAGCTATAATAGCAAGCTCAAGCCCCTCCCGCTTTATTGCGGATTGGGCTTTTTCATATTTTGCCGACATCACAAAAATCCAAACGATTACTTTCTATATATGTAGAAATATGCGCACATGTATGATAGACTCTTTAGAAAACATCTGCGCTTATTCGGCGTCATTCGCACGCCATACCATTTTTTTACTTTGGGGGGAAACCAGCATCATGACAGCTAAGACGAAAATGCGTTCCGATATGATTAAAAAAGGCTTTGACCGCGCTCCTCACCGCAGCTTGCTGCGCGCAGCGGGCGTTAAAGAAGAAGATTTTGACAAACCATTTATCGCGGTGTGTAACTCGTATATCGACATCGTACCGGGCCACGTCCATCTGCAGGAATTCGGCAAAATTGTCAAGCAAGCCATTCGTGAAGCAGGCGGAGTACCTTTCGAGTTTAACACCATCGGTGTAGATGACGGCATTGCCATGGGACACATTGGTATGCGTTATTCTCTGCCGAGCCGTGAAATTATTGCCGACTCCCTGGAAACTGTCGTTTCCGCTCACTGGTTTGACGGCATGGTCTGCATTCCAAACTGTGATAAAATCACACCCGGCATGATGATGGGCGCATTGCGCGTGAACATCCCGACTATTTTCGTCAGCGGCGGCCCAATGAAAGCTGGTAAAGACAAGAACGGGCGCTCCATCTCCCTGACCTCCGTCTTCGAAGGCGTAGGTGCATATCAGGCTGGTAAAATCGACGATCAAAGCTTGCTGGAATTAGAACAATACGGCTGTCCAACTTGTGGCTCTTGCTCAGGTATGTTCACAGCGAACTCCATGAACTGTCTCGCTGAAGCCATGGGTCTGGCTATGCCCGGTAACGGCACCATTCTCGCAGTAGCGGAAGAACGTAAAGAATTCGTCAAACAATCTGCACGTCAATTGATGGAATTGATCAAGCTGGATCTGAAACCACGCGATATCGTGACTAAAGAAGCTATTGATAACGCATTTGCGCTGGATATGGCAATGGGTGGTTCCACCAATACGGTATTGCACACATTGGCACTGGCTCATGAAGCTGAAGTAGACTACCCGATCGAACGGATTAATGAAGTGGCGAACCGCGTACCTCATTTGTCCAAATTGGCACCTGCTTCCGACTATCATATCGAGGATGTTCATAATGCAGGCGGCGTAAGCGCAGTGCTGAATGAACTGTTGAAGAAGCCAGGCGCACTGCATGGTGACTGTATTACCGTAACCGGAAAAACGATCCGTGAAAATGTAGAGGGGCATGAAATTCAGGATACCAATGTTATCCACAAGCTGGACAACCCTTATTCCGAACGCGGCGGTTTGGCTGTATTGTTCGGTAATCTGGCACCGCAAGGCTCCATCATTAAAGTCGGTGCAGTGGATCCGTCTGTTGGTGGTTATCACAAAGGCCCTGCCATCTGCTTTGATTCACAGGAAGATGCGCTGGCTGGCATCGCAAACGGTAAAATCACAGAAGGCCACGTTGTTGTGATCCGTTATGAAGGTCCTAAGGGTGGACCGGGTATGCCCGAAATGCTTGCTCCAACTTCGCAAATCGTTGGTATGGGACTTGGTGCCAAAGTCGGCCTGATTACAGACGGACGCTTCTCAGGCGCCTCCCGTGGTATCTCCATCGGTCACATT
Proteins encoded:
- a CDS encoding KGG domain-containing protein, coding for MARNQDQGKMSREEAGRMGGEATSKKHNKEFYQEIGKKGGQATANSHDKEFYQEIGKRGGDATAESHDKDFYRDIGRKGGRN
- the ilvD gene encoding dihydroxy-acid dehydratase, with the protein product MTAKTKMRSDMIKKGFDRAPHRSLLRAAGVKEEDFDKPFIAVCNSYIDIVPGHVHLQEFGKIVKQAIREAGGVPFEFNTIGVDDGIAMGHIGMRYSLPSREIIADSLETVVSAHWFDGMVCIPNCDKITPGMMMGALRVNIPTIFVSGGPMKAGKDKNGRSISLTSVFEGVGAYQAGKIDDQSLLELEQYGCPTCGSCSGMFTANSMNCLAEAMGLAMPGNGTILAVAEERKEFVKQSARQLMELIKLDLKPRDIVTKEAIDNAFALDMAMGGSTNTVLHTLALAHEAEVDYPIERINEVANRVPHLSKLAPASDYHIEDVHNAGGVSAVLNELLKKPGALHGDCITVTGKTIRENVEGHEIQDTNVIHKLDNPYSERGGLAVLFGNLAPQGSIIKVGAVDPSVGGYHKGPAICFDSQEDALAGIANGKITEGHVVVIRYEGPKGGPGMPEMLAPTSQIVGMGLGAKVGLITDGRFSGASRGISIGHISPEAAEGGPIAFVEDGDIIELDLNNRTIELQISDEEFERRRANWKGFEPKVKTGYLARYSKLVTNASNGGIMKI